A single genomic interval of Terriglobales bacterium harbors:
- a CDS encoding acyltransferase gives MPRYEYRDRHPTPEAEKLFQEWIDRLDAEFMNRDPEHRAAVVRDALHQLYLGRPYQAPDPKSPAAQQALVHSFDPRNATMEPEYYGDVDAEKYAERKPLIWFWMMFDRSPVGLNHWLGFRMRAMLARHVFKHRGKNVKIFHGVEMSFGYNLTVEDNCVIHKYVLLDDRGEIIIHEGSSISDYASVYSHAHDLNDGMIITNHRTEIGPRARVTYHATVLSGVRVGEHGMVGSLGVAAKDVEPYHVTAGIPAKTIKVKSIAPEAVRKAAGGKT, from the coding sequence CGCGGAGTTCATGAACCGCGACCCCGAGCACCGCGCCGCCGTGGTGCGGGACGCGCTGCACCAGCTCTATCTAGGGCGCCCCTATCAGGCTCCGGACCCGAAGTCGCCCGCCGCGCAGCAGGCGCTGGTGCACTCCTTCGATCCGCGCAACGCCACCATGGAGCCGGAGTACTACGGCGACGTGGACGCGGAAAAATACGCCGAGCGCAAGCCGCTCATCTGGTTCTGGATGATGTTCGACCGTTCTCCCGTCGGCCTCAATCACTGGCTGGGCTTCCGCATGCGCGCCATGCTGGCGCGGCACGTCTTCAAGCATCGCGGCAAGAACGTCAAGATCTTTCACGGCGTCGAGATGTCGTTCGGCTACAACCTGACGGTGGAAGACAACTGCGTCATCCACAAGTACGTGCTGCTCGATGATCGCGGCGAGATCATCATCCACGAAGGCAGTTCCATCTCCGACTATGCCAGCGTGTACTCGCACGCCCATGACCTGAACGATGGCATGATCATTACCAACCATCGCACCGAGATCGGTCCGCGCGCCCGCGTCACCTATCACGCCACCGTGCTGAGCGGCGTACGCGTGGGGGAGCACGGCATGGTGGGCTCGCTGGGCGTAGCCGCCAAAGACGTGGAGCCTTACCACGTCACCGCCGGCATCCCCGCCAAGACCATCAAGGTGAAGTCCATCGCGCCCGAGGCCGTGCGCAAGGCGGCTGGAGGCAAGACCTAG
- the trpS gene encoding tryptophan--tRNA ligase, which yields MTPANKNRKRPRVLSGMRPTGKLHLGNFVGALDNWVRLQKDYDCFFFVADWHALTTDYADTSQVKRNCVDVLLDWLAAGLDPQQCTMFIQSHVPQHAELHLLFSMVTPLGWLERVPTYKEQRENIRDKDLSTYGFLGYPVLQSADILIYQADYVPVGEDQAPHIELTREVARRFNAFYGGKRGWSFPEPKTLFTPSPKLPGTDGRKMSKSYDNVILMTEPEDSLRAKLKTMVTDPARVRRSDPGNPDVCPVGDLHKLFSSQETLAKVYEGCRSAGIGCIECKGWAADALVQVLAPMQERRRKYEEKPRLAWDILEEGSTRAARAADATMQQVRAAMGMSPEYEPPKSAQ from the coding sequence ATGACACCCGCCAACAAGAATCGGAAGCGACCTCGCGTGCTGAGCGGCATGCGTCCCACCGGCAAGCTGCATCTGGGCAACTTCGTAGGCGCGCTGGACAACTGGGTGCGCTTGCAGAAGGATTACGACTGCTTCTTCTTCGTCGCCGACTGGCACGCACTCACCACGGATTACGCCGATACCTCGCAGGTGAAGCGCAACTGCGTGGATGTGCTGCTCGACTGGCTGGCCGCCGGCCTCGATCCTCAGCAGTGCACCATGTTCATCCAGTCGCACGTGCCGCAGCACGCCGAGCTGCACTTGCTGTTTTCCATGGTGACGCCGCTGGGCTGGCTGGAGCGCGTGCCCACCTACAAGGAGCAGCGCGAGAACATCCGCGACAAGGATCTCTCGACCTACGGTTTTCTCGGGTACCCGGTGCTGCAATCCGCGGACATCCTGATCTACCAGGCCGACTACGTGCCCGTCGGCGAGGACCAGGCCCCGCACATCGAGCTCACCCGCGAGGTCGCGCGGCGCTTCAACGCTTTCTATGGCGGCAAGCGCGGCTGGTCGTTCCCCGAACCCAAGACCTTGTTCACGCCCTCGCCCAAGCTGCCCGGCACCGACGGCCGCAAGATGTCCAAGTCGTACGACAACGTCATCCTGATGACCGAGCCGGAGGACTCGCTGCGCGCCAAGCTCAAGACCATGGTCACGGACCCGGCGCGCGTGCGCCGCAGCGACCCGGGCAATCCCGACGTCTGCCCCGTGGGCGACCTGCACAAGCTGTTCAGCTCGCAGGAAACACTGGCCAAGGTCTACGAAGGATGCCGCTCCGCGGGCATCGGCTGTATCGAGTGCAAGGGATGGGCCGCGGACGCGCTCGTCCAGGTGCTGGCCCCCATGCAGGAACGCCGCCGCAAGTACGAAGAAAAGCCGCGCCTCGCCTGGGACATCCTGGAGGAGGGCTCCACCCGGGCCGCACGCGCCGCTGATGCCACCATGCAGCAGGTGCGCGCCGCCATGGGCATGTCGCCGGAGTACGAGCCTCCCAAGTCCGCCCAGTGA
- a CDS encoding site-2 protease family protein, producing the protein MSIEHVGFVFQIIVFLFAISFHESAHAFTAWKCGDPTAYMLGRVTLNPLKHIDPVGTVILPGIALLTGLPVIGWAKPTPVDPRNFKNEVRDDILTSVAGPASNILVAAGAVGVMAGIASISGDGRALVRGLAGNFPIPVAQTSLWVPVVVLLYQAMLINLLLAVFNLIPIPPLDGSHVLRHLLPESIRQVYDMVGWMGLVLLFLVGGRVVFTLLQPVLRFFDALLLLLA; encoded by the coding sequence ATGAGTATCGAGCACGTCGGCTTCGTCTTCCAGATCATCGTGTTCCTGTTCGCCATCAGCTTTCATGAGTCGGCGCACGCGTTCACAGCCTGGAAGTGCGGCGATCCGACCGCTTACATGCTGGGACGCGTGACTCTGAATCCCCTCAAACACATCGATCCTGTGGGTACGGTGATTCTGCCGGGAATCGCGCTGCTCACCGGGCTGCCGGTGATCGGCTGGGCGAAGCCCACACCCGTCGATCCTCGCAATTTCAAGAATGAAGTGCGGGACGACATTCTGACCTCGGTGGCCGGGCCAGCCAGCAATATCCTGGTAGCCGCCGGCGCCGTGGGCGTCATGGCGGGAATCGCGTCCATCTCCGGCGACGGCCGTGCGCTGGTGCGCGGCCTGGCAGGCAACTTCCCCATCCCGGTGGCCCAGACTTCCCTTTGGGTGCCGGTGGTGGTGCTGCTCTACCAGGCGATGCTCATCAACCTGCTCCTGGCCGTGTTCAACCTTATTCCCATTCCGCCGCTCGACGGCAGTCACGTCCTCCGCCATTTGTTGCCGGAATCCATCCGCCAGGTCTACGACATGGTCGGATGGATGGGCCTGGTGCTCTTGTTCCTGGTCGGCGGACGCGTCGTCTTCACCCTGTTGCAACCGGTGCTGCGTTTCTTCGACGCGCTTCTCCTCCTGCTCGCATGA